A segment of the Candidatus Pelagisphaera phototrophica genome:
GCTCTGTGCTCCTTCGGGAAAGAATCAAAAAGCGCATTGGTGGCTTCATCCTCAAATGCGATCAGCCTTATAGGCACTCCCAGCTCCCTAGCGCGGTCCGCAACGAGTTTTGGATAGCTGCCCCGTCCGGCTATTAAGCCAACCGGTTTGGTAGAATCGAAGTCGCAAGGAAGAAAATGGGAAAGCATTTGGATTAATAGGACGCAATAGTCCCGTTGCGTGGTTAGTTCGCTACGATATTGAGAATTTTGCCCGGTACGAAAACAACCTTCCGAATGGTTTTCCCCTCAATCTGAGCGATTACCCGAGGCTCCTTCTTTGCGATCGCGAGAACGTCCTCTTCGGTTGAGGATTTAGGTATCAGTGATTGTCCGCGAAACTTGCCATTGACCTGAAAAACGATCTTCACTTCGTCACTTACCAGTTTTGAGTTGTCAACATCGGGCCATGGACCCCAGGCGACTGAATGCGACTCTCCCAACCGACTCCATAATTCTTCACTGATATGTGGAGCCATCGGAGCTAGAAGTTGAACGAATTTTTTGGCGGTCGTTAGGCGAAAGGCATCCGACGCATGCAGATGATTGATAAGGATCATCAATTGGGAAATGGCCGTATTGAAACTGAGTTTGTCCAAGTCTTGGCTGACTTTTTCTATCGTCTGGTTGAGGAGGATTTCGGTTTCCTCGCTTTCCTGATGATCGTCTCTGATCTTTGGGCTCAAATTGCCATCTCTTCCAACAATCTCTCTCCAGGTTTTGTTAAGAAAACGGTTAATGCCCCCAATCCCCTTTGAATTCCAAGGCTTACGCGCTTCTAGAGGGCCCAGAAACATCAAGTAGAGACGTAGCGTATCCGCTCCGTACTGATTGACGACTTCGACGGGATCGATACCATTGCCAGCGCTTTTGGATATTTTTTTCCCGTCTTCACCCAGAAGCATCCCCTGGTGGAAGAGATGGGAGAAAGGCTCTTTGTTGGGGACAAGTCCTTCATCGAACAGCACTTTATGCCAAAAACGTGAATACAGTAGGTGTAGAACGGCATGCTCTGATCCACCGATATACATATCGGGAGTTTTCCAGTATTCCAGGGCCTCCTTTGATGCGAGCTGGGTGGAATTCTTCGGATCCATGTAGCGAAGATAATACCAGCAAGATCCAGCCCATTGCGGCATCGTATTGGTTTCTCGCGAGGCACGTATCCATTTTTCTCCCTCCGGTTTTTCTTGGCGTGCGGGAAGGAATTCGCCTGTTTCAAATTGATACCAGATTTCCATCCAGTCATCGGCCTTTTTTAGTGGGCTTTCGCCTGTGCCTGCCGGTTCGTAGGACTCGACATTTGGGAGTTCGAGAGGAAGTGACTTTGGTGGCACGGGAAGCGCGTAAAGCGTGCCGGACTCATCGGTGTAGGCAACCGGCTCTTTGGGGAGCCAATCCGCCAGATCTCCACTTTCAACGGCTTTGTCGTAGTCCTCTCTAGAAACCCAAGCGACCGGGAAAGGCTCGCCCCAGTATCGCTGTCTAGAAAAGAGCCAGTCGCGCAGCTTGTACTGTGTACTCTCCTCTCCGGAACCTGCTTCCTTTAGCTTGGTCGTAATTTTCTTTTTTGCCTCCTGCCAGGAAAGACCATTGTATTCATCTGAATTAATGAGGGTACCATCACCGATGTAGGGGAGGGACTCGGTCCCATCTCCTTTGATCACTTGTACGATAGGAAGATTGAATTGCTCGGCGAACTCGAAGTCTCGAGTATCGTGGGCAGGAACTGCCATGATGGCGCCGGTTCCGTAGCTAATGAGGACGTAGTCGGCTATCCAGACTGGAATTTTGTCACCGGTCAGCGGATGAAGGGCGAAGGAGCCCGTAAAAACCCCGGTTTTATCCTTGGCGAGATCCGTCCGTTCCAAATCGCTTTTCGCAGCGGCAGATTCAATGTACTTCGAGACCGCGTCACGATTGTCTTCAGAAGTAATTTTTGGCACGAGGGGATGTTCTGGGGACAGTACCATGTAGGTGGCTCCCAAAAGCGTGTCAGGCCGAGTGGTGTAAATTTCAATAGTCTCGTCAAAACCGTCGAGAGCGAAACAAGCCGTGGCGCCGACGGACTTGCCGATCCACTCCAGTTGCATTTTTTTTGTGGATTCTGGCCAGTTAATGTCTTTGAGATCTTCTAAAAGCCGTTCGGCGTAGGCGGTAATTCGAAGGACCCATTGGCGAAGGCTGCGTCGGACCACTGGATAGTTGCCCCGCTCTGACCTGCCGTCGATGACTTCTTCATTTGCAAGAACCGTTTTCAGTTCCTCGCACCACCAGACCGGGCGTTTGTCCACGTAGGCGAGACCACGTTTAAAGAGCTGTAGGAAAATGAACTGGGTCCAACGATAGTAGTTTGAATCCGTTGTATCTACTTCACGGTCGTAGTCGTAGGAAAATCCAACCGATCTGAGCTGATTTCGAAAATGAGCGATTCGCTCAATTGAAGTCTGGCGCGGATGGCGGCCCGTTTTAATGGCGTATTGCTCGGTTGGCAGACCAAATGCATCCCAGCCGATCGGATGGAGAACGTTTTTTCCTCGGGCCCGTTGGTAGCGCGCGAGGATATCTGCACCGGTGTATCCGAGAGGATGACCGATATGAAGTCCGGTCCCAGATGGGTAGGGAAACATGGAAAGGACGTAGTACTTCTCCTTACTTGTCTTGCTTGACGTCGCAAAGGTCTTGCGGTCTTCCCAGTATTGCTGCCAGTTAGACTCGATCTCGGAAAAGTTGTATTCTGGGCTGTTTGAGGCCATTTTCTTGGGAAAAGGACGATATGTTGGTGAAAATGCTATCCCCGTCAATCATGCTTAAAAGAGGTAAACTCATTGTGGGTCTAGGTTTCCTTGTGATTTCTCTCTCCTTAGATTCTTCGTTTGCCCGTGCAGGAAGCTCGTTTGATCGTCTCTTGCAAGCGGTAGTTCGAATCGATGTTCGGGAAACCACTTTCGCAGGTGGCTCAGCGCGATTGGTCTCGGGAGTGGGTTCGGGAGTCATCATGTCTAGGGATGGACTGGTGATGACGAACGCTCATGTGGTTAGTCCTCAGGCGGTTGATATTTGGGTGACGCTGGCCAGCTTGGAGCGAGTAAGGGCGGAATTGCTGGGCTGGGACCACTGGACCGACTTGGCACTGTTGCGACTAGATATGCGAGATATTGAGGAACGGAAACTCGGGTTTTCGGTTGCTCGGTTTGGTCGCTCCGACAGCCTGAAACCTGGTCAAACGGTTTATGCGGTGGGTACCCCCCATGGATTGTCAAGAACCGTGACCAAAGGAATTATTTCCAACAAGGAACGCTACTACCACGATCCATCTGGGATTCAGGGCTACGAGACAGGATTCTTCAATACCTGGCTGCAAACGGACGCGGCCATCAATCCGGGTAATAGTGGTGGTCCCCTTGTCGATTCTGCTGGTCGTGTCGTGGGAATAAACACACGAACGTACTTAGGTGCTGACAATCTTGGCTTTGCTATTCCTGAAAAGACGGCCCGCCAGGTGATGGAGGCATTGGAAGAACAAGGCGAAGTTGAACGCAGTTACATCGGACTCTCGCCCGGTTTCTTACAGGACATGGAAGGGTTTTATTCTTTGGAAGCGAATCAAGGAATGTTGATTAACAGTGTCGATCCTGGATCTCCCGCGGCGTTGGCGGGAATTCGGGCTAGTGATATCGTACTGTCCA
Coding sequences within it:
- a CDS encoding trypsin-like peptidase domain-containing protein produces the protein MLSPSIMLKRGKLIVGLGFLVISLSLDSSFARAGSSFDRLLQAVVRIDVRETTFAGGSARLVSGVGSGVIMSRDGLVMTNAHVVSPQAVDIWVTLASLERVRAELLGWDHWTDLALLRLDMRDIEERKLGFSVARFGRSDSLKPGQTVYAVGTPHGLSRTVTKGIISNKERYYHDPSGIQGYETGFFNTWLQTDAAINPGNSGGPLVDSAGRVVGINTRTYLGADNLGFAIPEKTARQVMEALEEQGEVERSYIGLSPGFLQDMEGFYSLEANQGMLINSVDPGSPAALAGIRASDIVLSIDGRKLDGRFPEQIPLIRNLIASYPIESTLTFELKRGDSTLSLSVETERLESRVGGEWAFAKWGLTVREVSRTFARELQLESDVGVVVIGTQSAFPAEKAGLRRGDVISKVNQSELVGLEELKEIYENFDSNPDALLMETQRNRTVSYKVIKP
- the leuS gene encoding leucine--tRNA ligase, encoding MASNSPEYNFSEIESNWQQYWEDRKTFATSSKTSKEKYYVLSMFPYPSGTGLHIGHPLGYTGADILARYQRARGKNVLHPIGWDAFGLPTEQYAIKTGRHPRQTSIERIAHFRNQLRSVGFSYDYDREVDTTDSNYYRWTQFIFLQLFKRGLAYVDKRPVWWCEELKTVLANEEVIDGRSERGNYPVVRRSLRQWVLRITAYAERLLEDLKDINWPESTKKMQLEWIGKSVGATACFALDGFDETIEIYTTRPDTLLGATYMVLSPEHPLVPKITSEDNRDAVSKYIESAAAKSDLERTDLAKDKTGVFTGSFALHPLTGDKIPVWIADYVLISYGTGAIMAVPAHDTRDFEFAEQFNLPIVQVIKGDGTESLPYIGDGTLINSDEYNGLSWQEAKKKITTKLKEAGSGEESTQYKLRDWLFSRQRYWGEPFPVAWVSREDYDKAVESGDLADWLPKEPVAYTDESGTLYALPVPPKSLPLELPNVESYEPAGTGESPLKKADDWMEIWYQFETGEFLPARQEKPEGEKWIRASRETNTMPQWAGSCWYYLRYMDPKNSTQLASKEALEYWKTPDMYIGGSEHAVLHLLYSRFWHKVLFDEGLVPNKEPFSHLFHQGMLLGEDGKKISKSAGNGIDPVEVVNQYGADTLRLYLMFLGPLEARKPWNSKGIGGINRFLNKTWREIVGRDGNLSPKIRDDHQESEETEILLNQTIEKVSQDLDKLSFNTAISQLMILINHLHASDAFRLTTAKKFVQLLAPMAPHISEELWSRLGESHSVAWGPWPDVDNSKLVSDEVKIVFQVNGKFRGQSLIPKSSTEEDVLAIAKKEPRVIAQIEGKTIRKVVFVPGKILNIVAN